GGAGCCGAGCTATCCACCATTTGAAACAACAAATGAAAAAGGCGAAATCATTGGTTTTGATGTGGATGTTGCGAATGCAATTTGTAAGGAAATCCAAGCAACTTGTCACTTCAAAAGCCAAGCTTTTGATGCCTTGATTCCAAGCTTAAAATCTAAACGTTTTGATGCAGCGATTTCAGCTATTGATATTACCGAAGCACGTGCAAAACAAGTAGCATTTTCTAATGCATATTATGATAGTTCTGCAAGTTATGTTGCGCTAAAAGGAAAAGCGGATTTAGCTTCAGCAAAAACGGTTGGTGTTCAAAACGGAACAACATTCCAACAATATACCGCAGCAGAAACCAAGCAATATAATGCAAAATCTTATGCAAGCTTACAAGATGCGATCTTAGACTTAAAAAATGGTCGTATTGATATCATCTTCGGTGATACCGCCGTATTGTCTGATATGATTTCTAAAGAGCCTGAAATTCAATTTGTTGGCGAGAAAGTGACTAACAAAAAATATTTCGGTAATGGTTTAGGTATCGCGGTGAATAAATCAAGCAAAGAATTGCTAGAAAGCTTAAATAAAGGTTTAGAAACCGTGAAAGCAAATGGTGAATACCAAAAAATCTATGATAAATGGATGACAAAATAATCTATGTTTTATGATTATCTTACATTAATTGGACATGCAGCCCTAATGACCTTAGGGCTTGCTATTTGCTCGTTAATTGTCGGTTTATTGCTCAGTATTATTTTTACGGCTTTAGAAGCGAATAAATATGTCTTTATTGCTAAACCAGCTTCTGTTGTGATTGCTTTATTGCGTGGTTTACCGGAAATTTTAGTGGTT
The sequence above is a segment of the Haemophilus parainfluenzae genome. Coding sequences within it:
- a CDS encoding arginine ABC transporter substrate-binding protein, which encodes MKKLLLSAMLMGSAFAANAQEITFAMEPSYPPFETTNEKGEIIGFDVDVANAICKEIQATCHFKSQAFDALIPSLKSKRFDAAISAIDITEARAKQVAFSNAYYDSSASYVALKGKADLASAKTVGVQNGTTFQQYTAAETKQYNAKSYASLQDAILDLKNGRIDIIFGDTAVLSDMISKEPEIQFVGEKVTNKKYFGNGLGIAVNKSSKELLESLNKGLETVKANGEYQKIYDKWMTK